One window of the Triticum dicoccoides isolate Atlit2015 ecotype Zavitan chromosome 3B, WEW_v2.0, whole genome shotgun sequence genome contains the following:
- the LOC119282728 gene encoding uncharacterized protein LOC119282728, with product MNGGKKKFGGGRVPTGTPSLAWSSVVVVASLLAGASIVHNIYKPDMTLPPVEVADSNGSGAGSGDRKES from the exons ATGAACGGCGGCAAGAAGAAGTTCGGCGGCGGGCGGGTGCCGACGGGGACCCCCTCGCTGGCGTGGTCGTCGGTGGTGGTGGTCGCCTCCCTCCTCGCCGGCGCCTCCATCGTCCACAACATCTACAAGCCCGACATG ACTCTCCCGCCGGTGGAGGTTGCTGACAGCAATGGATCTGGAGCCGGCAGCGGCGATCGCAAGGAGAGCTGA
- the LOC119279000 gene encoding cytochrome P450 72A15-like, whose product MNPESVLSPAALPWSYLACGLLGLALLWPTTRLLDQLWWRPRRLERALRAQGLRGTSYRFLLGDMSDYGRQNKEAWSKPLPLRCHDIGAHVLPFLYSTVQEHGKQYISWFGPVPKVSITDPNLVREIMSNKFGHIQKVKFPALSKLLAVGVATHEGEKWVKHRRILNPAFHVEKLKIMLPAFSLCCEELVNKWAQSLGPDGSCEVDASLELQSLTGDVISRTAFGSSYLEGRRIFQLQSEQVGRFMAAIHKIMIPGYMSFPTKNNRRMRQINNEIESILRGLIGKRMQAMQEGESTNDDLLGLLLESNKTDVNENGQSVPGMSTEEVIEECKLFYFAGMETTSILLTWTMVVLSMHPEWQDRAREEVLGLFGKHKLDYEGLNRLKTVTMILYEVLRLYPPASAFTRQTYKEIEIGGIRYPPGVIFEMSVLHIHHDKDIWGDDVHQFRPDRFAEGISKASKERGAFFPFGWGPRICIGQNFALLEAKMALCMILRRFEFELAGSYTHAPHTVMMLRPMHGAQIKLRAISS is encoded by the exons ATGAATCCTGAATCGGTATTAAGTCCAGCAGCACTACCATGGAGCTACCTCGCCTGCGGCCTCTTGGGCCTGGCGCTCCTGTGGCCGACCACCCGGCTGCTAGACCAGCTATGGTGGCGGCCGAGGCGGCTGGAGCGGGCTCTTCGCGCCCAGGGCCTTCGTGGGACGTCGTACCGTTTCCTCCTCGGCGACATGAGCGACTACGGCAGGCAGAACAAGGAGGCGTGGTCGAAGCCTCTGCCGCTGCGCTGCCACGACATCGGTGCCCACGTCTTGCCTTTCCTCTACAGCACCGTCCAGGAGCACGGCAAGCAGTACATCTCCTGGTTCGGTCCGGTTCCCAAGGTGAGCATCACCGATCCTAACCTGGTCAGGGAGATCATGTCCAACAAGTTCGGGCACATCCAGAAGGTCAAGTTCCCCGCGCTATCCAAGCTCCTCGCCGTAGGCGTGGCGACCCACGAGGGCGAGAAATGGGTCAAGCACAGAAGGATACTCAACCCTGCGTTCCATGTCGAGAAGCTCAAG ATCATGTTGCCAGCCTTCTCTTTGTGTTGTGAAGAGCTTGTCAACAAATGGGCACAGTCCCTTGGTCCCGACGGCTCGTGTGAGGTGGATGCTTCCTTAGAGCTCCAGAGCCTCACCGGAGATGTCATCTCACGCACCGCATTCGGCAGCAGTTATCTCGAAGGAAGAAGGATTTTTCAACTGCAGTCTGAGCAGGTCGGACGGTTCATGGCAGCCATTCACAAGATCATGATTCCCGGTTACAT GTCCTTCCCTACTAAAAATAATCGAAGGATGCGTCAAATTAACAACGAGATAGAGTCCATTCTACGAGGTCTAATTGGGAAAAGGATGCAAGCTATGCAAGAAGGAGAAAGCACAAATGATGACTTACTCGGCTTATTGCTCGAGTCAAACAAGACTGACGTAAATGAAAATGGCCAATCCGTTCCAGGAATGTCCACTGAAGAGGTAATAGAGGAGTGCAAGCTGTTCTACTTTGCAGGAATGGAGACAACATCAATATTACTCACGTGGACGATGGTGGTACTTAGCATGCACCCAGAGTGGCAGGACCGTGCAAGGGAGGAGGTTCTTGGCCTATTTGGAAAACATAAGCTTGACTACGAGGGTCTTAATCgactcaaaact GTGACAATGATTCTTTATGAAGTTCTCCGGTTGTACCCACCGGCTAGTGCGTTCACCCGGCAGACGTACAAGGAGATTGAGATCGGAGGCATCAGGTACCCACCTGGTGTGATTTTCGAGATGTCTGTGTTGCACATCCACCACGACAAGGATATCTGGGGAGACGACGTCCACCAATTCAGGCCCGATAGGTTCGCTGAGGGGATCTCCAAGGCTTCCAAGGAACGGGGAGCATTTTTCCCGTTTGGATGGGGGCCACGGATCTGTATCGGTCAGAATTTTGCACTGCTTGAGGCCAAGATGGCATTGTGCATGATTCTTCGGCGCTTTGAGTTTGAGCTCGCGGGGTCGTATACTCATGCGCCACATACCGTAATGATGTTGCGTCCCATGCATGGTGCTCAAATTAAGCTGCGGGCGATCTCTTCGTAG